From the Pedobacter cryoconitis genome, one window contains:
- a CDS encoding helix-turn-helix domain-containing protein, translated as MEIINEQALSQCIRNAVRAELREHFRTGSNQLPKEEQLLSKQELADEFGISLVTLTDWMKKGLPFLRLHKRVFFERSKVLEIMRRQITNST; from the coding sequence ATGGAAATCATTAACGAACAAGCCCTTAGCCAGTGCATCCGTAATGCAGTAAGGGCAGAACTCAGGGAACATTTCAGAACAGGCAGCAACCAGCTGCCAAAGGAAGAACAACTATTATCCAAACAGGAACTGGCCGATGAATTTGGCATATCACTGGTCACGCTGACAGATTGGATGAAAAAGGGGCTACCCTTTTTACGGCTGCATAAGCGCGTATTTTTCGAGCGTAGCAAAGTACTTGAAATCATGCGACGGCAGATAACTAACAGCACATAA
- a CDS encoding helix-turn-helix domain-containing protein, producing MQVEIITKDDLKQFKTELLNDIKAIVKSQEKTKEWLKSAEVRKMLNISPGTLQNLRINGTLSYTKIGGMMYYKLEDITRLLGGGQP from the coding sequence ATGCAAGTAGAAATCATCACAAAGGACGATTTAAAGCAGTTTAAAACCGAACTGCTGAATGATATTAAAGCTATTGTGAAGTCGCAGGAAAAGACCAAGGAATGGCTTAAAAGTGCAGAAGTACGCAAGATGCTGAATATTTCACCAGGCACATTACAAAATCTGCGCATTAACGGGACTTTAAGTTACACAAAGATCGGCGGGATGATGTATTATAAACTAGAGGACATCACCAGACTATTAGGGGGAGGTCAACCATGA
- a CDS encoding site-specific integrase, translating to MKTNFSVLFFLKKPKNYTKGAVYFIFLRITVDGVRAEMSTSRNCEPERWNAKAGKVIGTKEDVKTLNAYLENMKAEVYAAHTLLSTDRTEITANSVKCKYLGKEEHRHTILEAIKIHNKNMEALVEKEDYAEGTLKRFEILERHVKDYLYFKYQKSDLNIRHIDHEFIDGFDFYLHTSKDNGTNTASKHLKNLGKIVRICMKNKWISSDPFFGYKLKSKGVIRTYLTKDELQRIADKVFTTVRLSQVRDFFLFSCYTGLSYVDVQKLKLSEIRVGIDGERWLFSYRKKTGTRVAVPLLPVARDILDRYKDHPFCINYDRAFPIPSNQKMNEYLTEIAVLSDVAQTLGNRIAKRTFATTVTLLNGVPIESVSKMMGHTNIRTTQLYAKMLDEKVGKDMAPLKAMFATSLEVEIKAMEAKITATLPNLILAPEHYHKAI from the coding sequence ATGAAAACCAATTTTAGCGTACTTTTCTTTTTGAAAAAGCCAAAAAACTACACAAAAGGGGCTGTTTATTTTATCTTTTTAAGAATTACTGTAGACGGAGTTCGTGCGGAAATGTCAACAAGCAGGAATTGTGAGCCGGAGCGATGGAATGCAAAAGCTGGGAAAGTCATCGGCACAAAGGAAGATGTTAAAACCCTGAATGCTTATCTGGAAAACATGAAAGCAGAGGTTTATGCAGCCCATACCCTGCTTAGTACGGATAGAACCGAAATAACTGCCAATAGTGTTAAATGCAAATACTTAGGAAAAGAAGAACACAGACACACCATACTAGAAGCCATTAAAATCCACAATAAAAACATGGAGGCATTGGTAGAAAAGGAAGATTATGCCGAAGGAACGCTAAAAAGATTTGAGATACTGGAAAGACATGTCAAAGATTACCTGTATTTTAAATATCAGAAAAGTGACCTTAACATCAGGCATATAGACCATGAGTTTATAGATGGTTTTGATTTCTACCTCCATACCTCCAAGGACAACGGAACAAACACGGCAAGTAAGCACCTTAAAAATCTTGGAAAAATTGTCCGTATCTGCATGAAAAATAAGTGGATCAGTAGCGATCCTTTCTTTGGCTACAAGCTGAAATCAAAAGGCGTTATACGGACTTACCTGACCAAAGATGAACTGCAAAGGATTGCTGACAAAGTTTTTACAACTGTAAGACTGTCACAGGTAAGGGACTTTTTCCTGTTCAGCTGTTATACTGGTCTATCTTATGTTGATGTCCAAAAGCTTAAACTATCCGAGATACGTGTCGGAATCGATGGGGAAAGATGGCTGTTCAGCTATAGAAAAAAGACAGGTACAAGAGTGGCAGTTCCTCTGTTGCCAGTTGCCAGAGATATTCTGGACAGGTACAAAGATCATCCATTTTGTATTAACTATGACAGGGCGTTCCCAATTCCCAGCAACCAGAAGATGAACGAATACTTGACAGAAATTGCCGTCCTTTCAGACGTTGCCCAAACATTGGGCAACCGGATTGCAAAGCGCACCTTTGCCACAACTGTAACCCTGCTAAACGGGGTGCCGATTGAAAGCGTTTCCAAGATGATGGGACATACCAATATTCGTACAACCCAGCTTTATGCCAAAATGCTCGATGAAAAAGTAGGTAAAGACATGGCACCACTAAAGGCAATGTTTGCAACGAGCCTTGAAGTAGAGATAAAAGCAATGGAAGCAAAAATAACAGCGACATTACCAAATTTGATATTAGCGCCTGAACACTACCACAAAGCAATCTAA
- a CDS encoding adenosine deaminase: MRKYLTVFFALFLFHAHAQSISNYLEKIRNNPAKLTAFFSQMPKGGDLHHHYSGSVYAESFINYVVKKDYFIQRETLQISEQKPSNDKDWSRFSELAKNRQLDEYKFRMLKKWSVKDYNNVSIPSDKQFFETFPAFDIASEKDIDSGLLEIKNRAVKEHVSYIETMLGSVKCDRIDELSSQFDPKFHNVLQQKDEQHTQALLDTLYSKLLEKNIVSCADNFSVNTINKLHNSLHIDDASFIMRYQTYTVRILEASEVFKRLLLAFEAASKNPLIVGVNILSPENNEVAMRDYWLHMQMFKYCHKKYPLVKYTLHAGELTLGLVKPEELTWHINSAVYDAGASRIGHGVDMPYEANSYALMNYMKEKGIAVEINLFSNEFILKVKGDRHPVTLYKEFNVPIVISSDDAGVLRTNLTDQYVLLASRYPEFTYDDIKKIVYNSINYSFIKEPSVKKQLLTKLDKDFITFEKLVLNTPNGRNINH, encoded by the coding sequence ATGAGAAAGTATCTGACTGTATTCTTTGCCCTTTTTTTATTTCATGCCCATGCCCAATCGATCAGTAACTACCTGGAAAAAATCAGAAACAATCCGGCAAAGCTAACTGCTTTCTTTTCGCAAATGCCCAAGGGAGGTGATCTTCACCATCATTACAGCGGCTCTGTTTATGCAGAAAGCTTCATTAATTATGTGGTTAAAAAAGACTATTTCATACAGCGGGAAACACTTCAGATATCAGAACAGAAACCATCAAATGATAAAGACTGGAGCAGATTCAGCGAGCTGGCAAAAAATCGGCAATTAGATGAATATAAATTCAGGATGTTAAAGAAATGGTCTGTTAAAGACTATAATAACGTCAGTATTCCTTCCGATAAACAATTCTTTGAAACTTTCCCGGCTTTTGATATTGCAAGTGAAAAAGATATCGACTCCGGATTACTGGAAATAAAAAACCGGGCAGTCAAAGAACATGTCAGTTATATAGAAACCATGCTTGGCTCGGTTAAATGTGACCGTATAGATGAGCTGAGCTCACAGTTCGATCCAAAATTTCATAATGTACTTCAGCAAAAAGATGAACAGCATACACAGGCACTGCTGGATACACTTTATAGTAAGCTGCTGGAAAAAAATATCGTTTCCTGTGCGGATAACTTCAGCGTAAATACAATTAATAAATTACATAATTCCCTGCATATCGATGATGCTTCATTTATCATGCGTTACCAGACTTATACCGTAAGAATTCTGGAAGCCAGTGAAGTGTTCAAACGATTGCTGCTGGCTTTTGAGGCCGCCAGTAAAAACCCGCTTATAGTTGGTGTAAACATCCTTTCTCCAGAAAATAATGAGGTAGCTATGCGTGACTACTGGTTACATATGCAGATGTTCAAATACTGCCATAAAAAATATCCTTTGGTTAAATATACGCTGCATGCAGGTGAACTTACACTTGGTCTTGTTAAGCCAGAAGAATTAACCTGGCACATTAACTCGGCTGTTTATGATGCAGGTGCCTCGCGTATCGGACACGGTGTAGATATGCCATATGAAGCAAATAGCTACGCCTTAATGAACTATATGAAAGAAAAGGGGATAGCTGTAGAAATAAACCTGTTCAGTAATGAATTCATTTTGAAAGTGAAAGGTGACCGTCATCCGGTAACTCTTTATAAAGAATTTAATGTTCCTATTGTAATCAGTTCGGATGATGCAGGAGTACTGCGAACCAACTTGACTGATCAATATGTATTACTGGCCAGCAGATATCCGGAATTTACTTATGATGATATCAAAAAGATCGTTTATAATAGTATAAATTATTCTTTTATCAAGGAACCATCAGTGAAAAAGCAGTTGCTTACCAAGTTGGACAAAGATTTTATAACATTTGAAAAACTTGTTTTAAATACTCCGAACGGGAGAAACATTAATCATTAA
- a CDS encoding ATP-grasp domain-containing protein, with protein MKKPICVAVLYQHQQAPAKDGIIKPMKSGGYSDSGADIAYSLHTQNIKIVTPVDSPNVAYYYDWVFPDTEAGIRSAISKGANTFWLNTVLYQGHPIDAFYGKVWLVGQRTGDTDLYDDKFYTNNLLRSKGLPVPDALIISAANRNDYQLNFQYPVVAKPIRGRGSQGVAMVNDKIALDELLTALFSSDLYGTSVYAEPYLNGQEITLTVMPPGTYIINNNEVIKNKHWSLPAVKRFNHAHGIAPYNGLVAIVNNSVVLDEEEENTEEIILVSAQCAEAASIIDAKAPIRIDCRADDNGKYFLFDLNMKPNMTGPGRPQRSDQDSLSALAARKIGWDFNQLLQNILKQRWE; from the coding sequence ATGAAAAAACCGATCTGTGTTGCAGTCTTATATCAACATCAACAAGCGCCTGCGAAAGATGGGATTATTAAACCTATGAAATCTGGTGGATATTCTGATAGCGGAGCTGACATCGCCTATTCGCTCCATACACAAAATATTAAAATTGTAACACCTGTCGATTCTCCGAATGTAGCATACTATTATGACTGGGTATTTCCAGATACTGAAGCAGGTATCAGATCAGCAATCAGCAAAGGGGCAAATACATTCTGGCTAAATACTGTTTTGTACCAGGGCCATCCTATCGATGCTTTTTATGGAAAAGTGTGGCTGGTAGGCCAACGTACCGGCGACACAGATTTATATGATGATAAATTTTACACCAACAATTTACTTCGGAGCAAAGGTCTGCCTGTACCGGATGCGCTGATTATCAGTGCAGCTAACAGAAATGATTATCAACTTAATTTCCAATATCCGGTTGTAGCAAAACCGATCCGTGGACGGGGAAGCCAGGGAGTTGCCATGGTTAATGATAAAATTGCATTGGATGAACTGTTAACAGCACTGTTCTCCAGTGATCTTTATGGAACATCTGTTTATGCAGAGCCTTATTTGAATGGTCAGGAGATTACATTGACCGTAATGCCACCAGGTACTTATATCATTAATAATAACGAAGTAATCAAAAATAAGCATTGGAGTTTACCAGCAGTGAAACGCTTTAATCACGCTCATGGAATTGCACCTTACAATGGATTGGTAGCGATTGTAAACAACAGCGTGGTTTTAGATGAAGAGGAAGAAAATACTGAAGAGATTATCCTGGTTAGTGCACAATGTGCGGAAGCTGCATCAATTATAGACGCAAAAGCCCCGATCAGAATAGATTGCAGGGCTGATGACAATGGGAAGTATTTTCTGTTTGATCTGAATATGAAACCTAATATGACTGGCCCGGGGAGGCCTCAGAGATCAGATCAAGATAGCTTAAGTGCGCTTGCCGCCAGGAAAATTGGATGGGATTTTAATCAATTATTACAAAACATATTGAAACAGAGATGGGAATAG
- a CDS encoding plasmid mobilization protein, with translation MTSTTLNTGFKAPVNKTDKCPKHRGGAPQKRIKRANGIRVRLTATERFLIESKARQAGMRISDWIRAAALKAKVVERVSAEDRRVLHLLAGMANNLNQLTKLAHNSGIISIVIKCDNLLTEIDQTLKYLNNDDGKDT, from the coding sequence ATGACCAGTACAACATTAAACACGGGTTTTAAAGCCCCAGTAAATAAGACAGATAAGTGCCCAAAACATAGAGGCGGCGCACCGCAAAAAAGGATCAAACGAGCCAACGGCATCCGTGTCCGGCTGACCGCTACAGAGCGTTTCCTGATTGAATCCAAAGCCCGGCAGGCGGGCATGCGGATCAGCGACTGGATCAGGGCGGCTGCCCTGAAAGCTAAGGTTGTAGAGAGAGTAAGCGCAGAGGACAGGCGTGTCCTGCACCTGCTGGCAGGCATGGCCAACAACCTGAACCAGCTGACCAAGTTGGCGCATAACAGTGGAATTATAAGTATTGTGATCAAGTGCGACAACCTGTTAACGGAGATTGATCAGACTCTTAAATATCTGAACAACGATGATGGGAAAGATACCTAA
- a CDS encoding relaxase/mobilization nuclease domain-containing protein has translation MMGKIPKSGKSFKGCVEYCMLKEGAVVLDADGLRIGEVAHTIADFNMQRKMRPGLGQAVGHIALNWSPEDAPKLTNDLMVSIAKEYLKKMKISGTQVLMVRHHDTNHPHLHLVYNRVDNEGKTISDSSQRWNNVKVSKALTLKYSFHMAKGKDRVNRQRLKGADKVKYQIYDQIKAILPTVKSVDELQKQLGKQGISMLYKYKSGTVEVQGVSFGKGEYQFKGSEVDRSLSYGKISKTITDNVREKQKQQPKERIAQLKSLVDQLREVIQQSEHETHYLNQEPQTQYLQHEPQTKYLDTPNPKIDISDDVDDEAIYGRNRQRKGQARTNTR, from the coding sequence ATGATGGGAAAGATACCTAAGTCCGGCAAAAGTTTTAAAGGCTGTGTGGAATACTGCATGTTGAAAGAAGGTGCTGTTGTACTAGATGCGGACGGCCTGCGTATAGGTGAAGTAGCGCACACCATTGCCGATTTTAACATGCAACGGAAAATGCGGCCGGGCTTAGGACAAGCGGTAGGCCATATTGCACTAAACTGGAGCCCGGAGGATGCCCCAAAACTTACCAATGATCTAATGGTGAGCATTGCCAAGGAGTACCTAAAAAAGATGAAGATTTCGGGTACGCAAGTACTAATGGTCAGGCATCACGACACCAATCACCCACACTTGCATTTGGTTTATAACCGGGTGGACAATGAGGGCAAAACGATAAGCGATTCTAGTCAGCGGTGGAACAATGTAAAAGTAAGCAAAGCACTTACCTTAAAGTACAGTTTCCATATGGCAAAGGGCAAAGACAGGGTAAACCGTCAGCGGCTTAAAGGAGCGGATAAAGTAAAGTACCAAATTTACGATCAGATCAAAGCAATCCTGCCGACAGTTAAAAGTGTAGACGAACTGCAAAAGCAATTGGGTAAGCAGGGTATCAGCATGCTGTATAAGTATAAAAGTGGAACAGTGGAAGTACAAGGGGTCAGTTTTGGTAAAGGCGAATACCAGTTCAAGGGATCGGAGGTTGACCGCAGTTTGAGTTATGGGAAAATAAGTAAAACGATCACCGACAATGTTCGGGAGAAGCAAAAGCAGCAGCCAAAAGAAAGAATAGCACAACTAAAGAGCCTAGTCGACCAGCTTAGGGAAGTAATACAGCAGTCCGAGCATGAAACCCATTATTTAAATCAGGAACCACAAACGCAATACTTGCAGCACGAGCCGCAAACCAAATATTTGGACACACCAAATCCCAAAATTGATATATCAGATGACGTTGATGATGAGGCTATTTATGGCCGTAACAGGCAACGTAAGGGACAAGCCCGCACCAATACAAGGTAA
- a CDS encoding glycosyl hydrolase: MVRTLKLGLLFFCAVAAGCSKNNNSSPDNNSSPDNTVVVAGKKGTDFNVNNQNGTWWGNVINLQSHWYYTWGTDLPLQNAPQNCEFVPMFWGRSNVSDANIAYAKQLGTQGKAKFILGFNEPDLGDQSNMSVQDALAAWPKLESIGLPLGSPATAWPTRQWMYDFLDQAIAQNKRVDFICVHMYVGTDDVAFIKVLQDLHDKYKKPIWITEFATAANNATTMAQNPYTPEMVLAFMQRLLPKLEALDFVQRYSWFSGSPTSSRLWSSALVDANGNLTALGKWYSAYKPNTAIRK; the protein is encoded by the coding sequence ATGGTCAGGACATTAAAGCTAGGACTTCTTTTCTTTTGTGCAGTAGCTGCGGGATGTAGTAAGAATAACAATTCATCGCCGGATAATAATTCGTCACCAGATAATACCGTCGTAGTTGCCGGTAAAAAGGGAACTGATTTCAATGTGAATAATCAGAACGGTACATGGTGGGGAAATGTTATTAACCTGCAAAGCCACTGGTACTATACCTGGGGGACAGATCTTCCACTTCAGAATGCGCCCCAAAACTGTGAATTTGTGCCCATGTTCTGGGGCAGGTCAAATGTAAGTGATGCCAATATTGCTTACGCTAAACAGCTTGGAACACAGGGAAAAGCAAAATTTATTCTGGGATTCAACGAGCCCGATCTGGGCGACCAGTCAAACATGTCTGTACAGGATGCCCTTGCAGCATGGCCTAAATTAGAGTCCATAGGCCTGCCTTTAGGTAGCCCTGCAACAGCCTGGCCAACCCGGCAATGGATGTATGACTTTCTGGATCAGGCAATCGCGCAAAATAAACGTGTTGATTTTATCTGTGTACATATGTATGTAGGCACTGATGATGTAGCCTTTATCAAAGTTTTACAGGATCTGCATGATAAATATAAAAAACCGATCTGGATCACTGAATTTGCCACTGCTGCAAATAATGCGACTACTATGGCACAGAATCCATATACGCCGGAGATGGTTCTGGCCTTTATGCAAAGATTATTACCCAAGCTTGAAGCACTGGATTTTGTACAACGGTACAGTTGGTTTTCAGGTTCACCAACCAGTTCAAGGCTCTGGTCTTCTGCACTGGTGGATGCCAACGGCAACCTGACAGCATTGGGTAAATGGTATTCAGCTTATAAGCCGAATACGGCTATCAGGAAATAA
- a CDS encoding helix-turn-helix domain-containing protein — MSEISKIEQYVIDKVREIRMKADISQSNLSVGMELNSKFVGNVESSKTPDKYNINHLNKIAEILQCSIKDFFPEKPIASEIPKKKNITK, encoded by the coding sequence ATGAGCGAAATATCCAAAATAGAGCAATACGTTATAGATAAAGTGAGAGAGATAAGGATGAAGGCAGACATTAGCCAGAGCAATTTGTCGGTGGGTATGGAATTAAATTCAAAATTTGTAGGGAACGTAGAGAGCAGTAAAACCCCGGATAAATACAATATCAATCATTTGAATAAAATTGCTGAGATACTTCAATGTTCTATAAAGGACTTTTTCCCAGAAAAGCCTATTGCGAGCGAAATTCCAAAGAAAAAGAATATCACTAAATAA
- a CDS encoding alpha/beta hydrolase domain-containing protein: MGIAFIYLTRKGYLLSLLLIFWCTSSFAKITRIEVTSTAPYKNGKAFGNAGSYQQIKGYAYGEVDPTNPLNGRIQDIALAPGNSKGMVEYVSEFILLCPVEKIKSNGLLFLSLPNRGNAFGADEALLKRGYVVLWCAWQGDVLPGEGRLTMKVPVATANGKEISDWLRTEYSVVKPVKTLNLSSGVFTGLAHHSYETVSLDNKKLILTKRIHEEDPRIPLDNNDWAFSDCTYVPFPGTPSTTNISIKTGFDPNYIYELVYQAKNPLVLGLGFAAIRDMTSFLRKDEINLDSSSNRIPVKATIIQGVSQCSNFIRTFLDLGFNQDEEGKKVFDGVDAHIGTRRISLNVRFGRPGGGGMQHEEHIFPVNLPPFTWDDRLDVISGTTGGILARCAQTNTCPLIIQTLSSTEYWQSRASLTNTESDGTKDLPIPENVRIYLINGTEHSPMDFIDPITGFNTNNNPVAPTLRALLVALERWVLKGTRPPESTYPTLANGTLVQADKAGFQWPAIPGIPFKGLVNNPPLLDFGRNFSARDLSGELKEPPKVVKDKRYVVLVPKVDADGNEEGGIQNIAIRVPLGTYTGWSLRKKGYGEGDLASLNGMFIPFKLTRSERIAAGDPRLSLEERYASNAQYIAAVKKAGEDLVKAGFLLQEDVTPEIENAIRNYPVKK; this comes from the coding sequence ATGGGAATAGCTTTCATATATCTAACAAGAAAAGGTTATCTGCTATCGCTCCTGCTGATATTTTGGTGTACTTCTTCTTTCGCAAAAATCACAAGAATCGAGGTCACAAGTACAGCACCTTATAAAAATGGAAAAGCATTTGGCAATGCAGGATCGTACCAGCAAATTAAAGGTTACGCTTATGGAGAGGTTGACCCCACCAATCCACTGAATGGCAGGATACAGGATATTGCATTGGCTCCAGGAAACTCAAAGGGCATGGTTGAATATGTCAGTGAGTTTATTCTACTTTGCCCGGTGGAGAAAATCAAAAGTAATGGACTTCTTTTTTTGAGTCTTCCCAATAGAGGAAATGCTTTTGGCGCCGATGAAGCCCTGTTAAAAAGGGGTTATGTAGTTTTGTGGTGCGCCTGGCAGGGAGACGTCCTTCCCGGTGAAGGGAGGCTCACGATGAAGGTCCCGGTAGCCACAGCAAACGGAAAAGAAATATCAGACTGGCTTCGTACAGAATACAGCGTAGTTAAACCAGTAAAGACACTGAATTTAAGCAGCGGCGTTTTTACAGGGCTCGCGCACCATAGTTATGAGACAGTAAGCCTCGACAATAAGAAGCTGATATTAACCAAAAGAATACATGAAGAAGATCCCAGAATCCCGCTTGACAACAATGATTGGGCATTTTCTGACTGTACTTATGTTCCTTTTCCGGGTACTCCAAGTACAACCAATATCTCCATAAAAACTGGTTTTGATCCAAATTATATCTATGAGCTGGTATATCAGGCTAAAAACCCTTTAGTATTGGGTCTTGGGTTTGCGGCAATCCGCGATATGACTTCTTTTCTGAGAAAGGATGAGATTAACCTGGATTCTTCTTCAAATAGAATACCTGTTAAGGCCACAATTATTCAGGGCGTATCACAATGCAGCAACTTCATCAGGACATTTCTGGATTTGGGGTTCAACCAGGATGAAGAAGGGAAAAAGGTTTTTGATGGTGTTGATGCACATATTGGTACGCGCCGCATCTCACTAAATGTACGTTTCGGCCGGCCAGGTGGTGGTGGAATGCAACATGAAGAGCATATTTTTCCAGTGAACTTACCTCCTTTTACCTGGGACGATCGTTTAGATGTTATTTCAGGCACTACAGGAGGTATTCTTGCACGTTGTGCTCAGACAAATACTTGTCCGCTGATCATACAGACATTAAGTTCTACAGAATATTGGCAGTCGAGGGCATCTTTGACGAATACCGAGTCCGATGGAACAAAAGATTTGCCTATTCCGGAAAACGTAAGGATTTACCTGATTAATGGTACAGAGCATTCACCAATGGATTTTATTGATCCGATAACGGGTTTCAATACGAATAACAATCCGGTAGCACCGACACTTCGCGCTTTGTTAGTCGCATTGGAAAGATGGGTACTGAAAGGCACGCGGCCACCGGAAAGTACTTATCCTACTTTAGCAAATGGTACGCTAGTCCAAGCTGACAAAGCAGGTTTTCAATGGCCTGCTATACCCGGAATTCCGTTTAAAGGTTTGGTGAACAACCCTCCTCTTTTAGATTTTGGCCGGAATTTCTCTGCCAGAGATCTTTCGGGTGAATTAAAGGAGCCGCCTAAAGTTGTAAAGGACAAAAGGTATGTTGTACTGGTTCCAAAAGTAGATGCAGATGGCAATGAAGAAGGCGGGATACAAAATATAGCAATCAGGGTTCCTTTGGGAACTTATACAGGCTGGAGTCTTCGGAAAAAAGGTTATGGAGAGGGTGATTTAGCTTCTCTCAATGGAATGTTTATCCCTTTTAAGCTAACCAGATCTGAGCGTATTGCAGCCGGAGATCCAAGATTATCTCTGGAGGAACGTTACGCCAGCAATGCGCAATATATCGCGGCGGTAAAGAAGGCTGGTGAAGACCTTGTTAAAGCAGGTTTTTTACTTCAGGAAGATGTAACGCCGGAAATTGAAAATGCAATAAGGAACTATCCTGTAAAAAAATAG
- a CDS encoding HEPN domain-containing protein: MEMYPLSLADEHSFYFKTFVKSLVQKFEPQQVFCFAKKSLLEQSNGCFIDYKTDHSSNYCLLIVTASATRIDHEIQEFANFHYKHGVITILCHGKETILEAIKANNRFFITVYNTGYLLYSHDGMTQPDLPVRFIPTQAGIKAKKQLRHRMPLVEGFLTGSHQCLVNQQYNVCTFLLHQAVEQCCIVLIRVHIAYRSEIHNLKRLLNLCNCFSNKPFKMLRSGNAEDERLFEILIKSYSEARYGDHFSVEFEDAQHLYDRITDFVDLAKSMCKEKIQKLENEASLYKRIAQESEAIHG, from the coding sequence ATGGAAATGTACCCCTTATCCCTAGCAGATGAACACTCTTTTTATTTTAAGACGTTTGTCAAATCGCTAGTCCAAAAGTTTGAGCCCCAACAAGTTTTCTGCTTTGCAAAAAAGAGTTTATTAGAGCAATCCAATGGCTGTTTTATAGATTATAAAACTGATCATAGTAGCAATTATTGTTTATTGATCGTAACAGCAAGCGCTACTCGGATTGATCACGAGATCCAGGAATTTGCCAATTTTCATTATAAACATGGCGTAATCACGATTCTTTGCCACGGAAAAGAAACTATCCTAGAGGCTATCAAGGCCAACAATAGATTCTTTATTACGGTTTATAATACCGGGTATTTATTATACAGCCATGATGGTATGACCCAACCAGATTTACCGGTCAGATTTATCCCTACACAAGCCGGGATAAAAGCTAAAAAACAACTACGTCATCGAATGCCATTAGTTGAGGGTTTTCTTACTGGCTCACATCAATGTCTAGTGAATCAACAATATAATGTATGCACTTTCTTGCTCCATCAGGCCGTAGAACAATGCTGTATTGTACTGATCAGAGTGCATATCGCATACCGTTCAGAGATTCATAATTTAAAACGTCTTTTAAATCTATGTAACTGCTTTTCCAACAAGCCGTTTAAGATGCTACGATCAGGAAATGCTGAGGATGAAAGGCTCTTTGAGATTTTGATCAAAAGCTACTCAGAAGCACGTTATGGTGATCATTTCTCAGTTGAATTTGAGGATGCACAGCACTTATATGATAGGATTACAGATTTCGTTGATCTTGCTAAGTCCATGTGTAAAGAGAAAATTCAGAAGCTAGAAAACGAGGCTTCGTTGTATAAAAGAATAGCACAAGAAAGTGAGGCTATTCATGGATAA